TTTTTGCTGCTGCCGTGCTATTTAAATTGGTTTCCATACAGGTTGTTGACGGTCAAAAGTATATAGCATTGGCCGAAACCAGGACCACCAAACTATTTACTATTGAGCCCAACCGCGGTAACCTTTATTCCGATGATGGTAGCCTTTTGGCAACGTCCGTCTCCAAATACACCATACGTTTTGACGCCGTTACGGTGAGTGATGAAGATTTTAAGGAGAACATAAAACCGCTGTCGGATGCCTTGGGAAAACTATTCGGAAAGACTTCCTCCCACTACCAGCAGGTGTTGCGCAAGGCCAAACAGAACAAGAACAGGTATGCGCTTATTGCCAGAAACTTGGATTATTCCGACTACATGGCCGTTAAGGATTTTCCGTTGTTCAATAAGGGTGCGTTCAAAGGCGGACTCATTATAGAACAAAAATCCAAAAGAGAACATCCCTTAGGTAAAATTGCCGAGCGTAGTGTTGGCTATGAGCGTGTAGATGAGAACGGTTACCGCACCCGTGTAGGAATGGAGGGTGCCTTTAGTGAGTATTTAAGTGGTGTTGCCGGAAAAAGATGGAAGCAAAAGATTGCCAAAAACCAATGGAAGCCAACAGGTACGGATAATATCATTGAGCCAAAAGATGGTTATGATGTGTATTCCACTATTGACATTAATATACAGGATATTGCGCACCATGCTTTGTTGGGGCAATTGGAGAAATATAAGGCAGACCACGGAACGGTCATCGTCATGGAAACCAAAACGGGTGAGGTCAAGGCAATTTCCAATTTAGGACAAACAAAAGAGGGCAAGTACTATGAACGTCTCAATTATGCCATTGGGGAATCTCACGAGCCAGGTTCCACGTTTAAACTCATGAATTTAGTCGCAGCCCTAGAGGACAAAGTTGTTGATACCAGCACTGTCATAGATACGGAAAAAGGTTCTTGGAAAATTTACAGGCATCGAGTAAGGGATACCAAGCGCGGTGGTCATGGAGAGCTTTCCATTGCCGAGGCATTTGAGGTTTCTTCTAATGTAGCTTTCGCTAAGATGATTCATAACGGGTATAAGGATGACCCCGAGAAATATGTGAACAGGTTAATGAGTATGGGTATTCATAAAGAATTAGGACTTCCGGTAAAAGGAGAAGGTACTCCGGTTCTTCGATATCCGGGAGATAAAGGTTGGTCCGGTCTTTCCTTGGCGCAAATGGCCTATGGTTATGAGGTGTCGTTAACGCCGTTACAAACACTAGCTTTCTATAATGCCATTGCCAATAATGGAGAGCTTATTAAGCCAAGACTTCTTAAAGAGGTTAAAGAGTGGAACAAGACCATTGAAAAATTCGATAAAGAGGTGTTGAACCCGGCTATCTGTTCTCAGGAAACCGTACGTAAAGTACAGCAAATTTTGAAGAACGTAGTCGAGAAGAAGCACGGTACAGGTCACGGAATGTACTCCTCTAATTTCTCGATGGCCGGTAAAACAGGTACAACGCAGACCAATTATGTATCTAAGGACAAGGATAAATATGAGTATATCTCATCTTTTGCGGGATATTTTCCTGCGGACAATCCAAAGTACTCCTGTATCGTAGTTATACATAAGCCGGATAAA
This genomic window from Maribacter sp. MJ134 contains:
- a CDS encoding penicillin-binding protein; this translates as MPATDKSILKRLYFVAGGLVLFAAAVLFKLVSIQVVDGQKYIALAETRTTKLFTIEPNRGNLYSDDGSLLATSVSKYTIRFDAVTVSDEDFKENIKPLSDALGKLFGKTSSHYQQVLRKAKQNKNRYALIARNLDYSDYMAVKDFPLFNKGAFKGGLIIEQKSKREHPLGKIAERSVGYERVDENGYRTRVGMEGAFSEYLSGVAGKRWKQKIAKNQWKPTGTDNIIEPKDGYDVYSTIDINIQDIAHHALLGQLEKYKADHGTVIVMETKTGEVKAISNLGQTKEGKYYERLNYAIGESHEPGSTFKLMNLVAALEDKVVDTSTVIDTEKGSWKIYRHRVRDTKRGGHGELSIAEAFEVSSNVAFAKMIHNGYKDDPEKYVNRLMSMGIHKELGLPVKGEGTPVLRYPGDKGWSGLSLAQMAYGYEVSLTPLQTLAFYNAIANNGELIKPRLLKEVKEWNKTIEKFDKEVLNPAICSQETVRKVQQILKNVVEKKHGTGHGMYSSNFSMAGKTGTTQTNYVSKDKDKYEYISSFAGYFPADNPKYSCIVVIHKPDKSVGYYGADVSGPVFKSVAQKVYATSPLIDEVNVEEEFNTDLDKAYQRYFANAQKEYNEIPNLKGMSGMDAVSILENLGIKVEVIGNGRVRHQSISQGTDIKKVKKIVLQLS